TTGCTGCAAGGTGTGGTGGAGGAAGGCAGTGCCGCAAAACTCCGCTCGCAGTACGGCCTTAAAATGGATATTGCCGGCAAGACAGGTACTACGCAGAACCAGGCGGATGGCTGGTTTATCGGCATCACACCAAACCTGGTAACCGGTGTTTGGGTGGGTGGTGAAAGTCCTGAGGTGCGTTTCCGGACGTTGGAGATGGGCCAGGGATCGAGGACAGCACTCCCGATCTGGGGTGAGTTTAACCGCCGCCTGGCCGTTTCACCGGATTTTAAGGGCTTCTACAATAGTAAATTCGAGCCGCTGCCGGCCAGCCTGCAGGAAAGCCTCAACTGCCCTTCTTTCCGCGCCGAGCCGCCGCCACAAAATTTCCTGGAGCGGATTTTTGATGGGGTGACGGACAAAGCCGCCGAAACCTACGAAGGCTGGAAGAAGAAGTGGAAGGAGCGTAGAAAGGAAAAGAAGCAAAAGAGGAACCGTAACTGACAGTAGTCGGCCGCTTCGTGCTTCCGGAAAAAAGCAAGTATAAAAAGCGCCCGCCCTGCAAGTATGGCTTGCGGAGCGGGCGCTTTTTTATGTATTTCCGGATGCTATTTTTCTGGCTGCTCAGTATAGTCCTCGCTTCTGGTCATGTGGTTGAACAGCACCTGAAGTTCCTCCGGCAGGCCTGTTAGTTTGCGCAGTTTCAGGTCCATCCAGGCACCGTCTACGTGCACTACCGCGGCTTTAGCACCATCCGCGCGGTAAATATCGTGCCGGATAGACCAGCGTGAGCCGTCAGGCCGCGCCTTGGTAAGCGCGATATCGATGCGCAGTTGCTCGTTTATGCCTACCTCGCGCAAATAAAACAGCTCTTCCCGAAACAGGATGGGCCCGATCTTCAGGCGCTGGAAGGTGCCTAGGTCAAGCCCAAGTTCCTCCAGTATGGCAATACGCGCCTGCGAGGCGAAATCGGCGTAGGCAGAGTGGCGCATGTGTCCGTTCGCATCCAGATGCGACCACATCACCTTACCTTCATATACATTGCTTTGCATGATTGTCTTCCTTAGTAAGGGTGCAAAGCTACAAAAAAGCCGCCATAAAAACTTTCAGCCTAAAACTGGTTTCCTGTAGCTGCATGGAGGTTTTGCGTCAGATTTTAAAGATTTTAAGCTAAAATAAAGTTGCCGTAACACAGTTCAGCATAAATTTTGTTGTTTTGCATCACGAAATTAAAATCACGGAAGTATACATGAAAAAATTAGCGAGCGTATTCATTCTTTGCCTTTTTGTTGCCAGCCAAGCCTTTGCCTGGGGCCAGAACGGACACCGTGCCGTGGGGCTGGTGGCGGAGCAGCACCTAAGCAAGAAAGCCAGGAAAAATATTATGAAACTGCTGGAGGAAAATACCCTGGCGGAGGTCTCAGTATGGATGGATGATATCAAAAGTGATGATGCCTACGACCATACCCACGACTGGCATTGGGTGACCGTGGAGGACGGGCAGACCTACGAGCAAATGGAGAAAAATCCCAACGGCGACATCATCGGAAAGATTGAGGAAATCACCAAAGCCCTCAAAGCAGGCAACCTGAACAAACAGCAGGAGCAGGAATACGTGAAGTACCTGGTGCACCTGGTAGGCGATATCCACCAGCCCCTGCACGTGGGCACAGGCGACGACACAGGAGGCAATGCAGTAAAAGTGCAGTGGTTTTACCAGCCCTCCAACCTGCACCGCGTGTGGGACAGCGAGATGATCGACAGCAAGAGCCTAAGCTTTACCGAGATTGTGCGCTTTTTGGGTGAGCCGGAGAAGGAGCAGATAAAGCAGTGGCAGGCTGCCTCGGTGCGCGATTGGGCAAAAGAGTCTATGAGCTACCGCCCACAGGTGTACAACCTGCCAGAGGACAAGAAACTGAGCTACCGCTACTCCTACGATAACTATGACCTGGTGGAGCAGCGCCTGTTGCAGGCAGGAATCCGCCTTGCAGGTCTCCTGAACGAGATCTACGGGTAAGTTTATCCCTTACATTGGCAACGGCCCCGGTTACTCGAAAAGTGGCCGGGGCCGTTTTGTTTATTTAAGTTTTGTTGCTACAGTAACAGTTTGAAGGCTGTATGCATGAGGTGCGATACTTGTACAAAGTATAAACTTCCCCTCAACACGTAACACCTTCCGCATTCCCCACCCCGTTACGTCACATTTTCTTACTTTTGTGTCTTCGCTACCGCTGCATACTTCTGATGCACGTACAACATCCACAACCTGAAACTTATGGAGTCCTTCTTCCAGCTAAAGCAGAATAATACCAGCGTTAAAACCGAAGTCGTTGCCGGCATCTCTTCTTTTCTGGCCACGGCTTATATCATCGTTGTAAACCCCACTGTACTGAGCCAGGCGGGGATGCCCTTTTCCGGAGTGCTCACTGCCACAGTGCTCGTTTCCTTTTTCAGTAGCCTGATGATGGGCCTCTATGCCCGCAACCCGATTCTGGTGGCTCCGGGCATGGGACTGAATGCCTTCTTTACGTACTCAGCCGTGCTGGGCCTGGGCGTGACATGGCAGGTGGCGCTAGGGGCTGTATTCTGGTCGGGCATTGTGTTTTTGCTGCTCTCTGTTTTGAACGTGCGCACACTGATTGTGCAGGCAATCCCCAAGCAGCTGCGTTATGCCATTGCCGCCGGCATTGGCTTGTTTATATCCCTTATAGGGCTTGCCAACGCCAGGTTCATTGTGGCAAACCCCGCCACCATCATCGGAATAGGCCCCATGACACCGGCGCTGCTTACTTTTCTGGCTGGCCTGCTGCTGACGGCGGTGCTGCTGGTACGAAACGTGAAGGGTGGCATCTTGCTGGGCATTCTGTTCACCACACTCGCGGCATACCCCATCGGGCGTTGGTGGGGCACTGATCTGGAGCCGCTGATTACGTGGCAGGGTATGTTCTCCGCCCCCGACTTCAGTTTGCTGCTACAGCTCGATTTGGCTAACTCCCTGCAACTAGCGGTTATCCCTGTCATTTTTGCCTTTGTGTTTACCGACATGTTTGACAGCCTCTCCACCTTTGTGGGTTTGGCCGAAGCCGCGAACTTGCTCGATGCCCACGGGGAGCCGCGCCACGTAAAGCGCTCCCTCACCACCGATGCCGTAGCCACCACACTGGCGGGTTTGGTTGGCTCCAGTCCAGGCACCGCCTATGTGGAGTCGGCAGTGGGGATAGAGGCAGGCGGGCGCACGGGCCTTACAGCTGTGGTGGGCGGTTTGCTGTTTCTGCCCTTTCTCTTCCTGGCTCCGTTGCTGTCGATGGTGCCCCCTATCGCCACCGCGCCTGCCCTGGTGCTGGTGGGCGCCTTTATGGTGCGGCCGGTGGTGAAAATCGATTGGTTTCAGTTGGATGATGCCATTCCGGCTTTCCTGGCCATGATACTCATCCCCTTCACCTACTCCATTACTCAAGGTATTGTGTGGGGCTTCCTTAGCTGGACGGTGCTAAAGCTTGTGACGGGCAAAAGAAAAGAGATCAGTGCGGGGCTGTGGGTGATCGATCTGTTTGCCCTCTCGGCCCTATTCCTGCTTTAAGGGCGGTTACCGTATGGTTGAAGCAGATGCCATCATCACCACTTCTATTAACCCTTACACACTGCAACAGCTGTGCGTAACTAAATAATCAGAAAACACCGAACATTATTCAATTGCTTTTACAATATTCACCTTATTGTAAAGTTTACCCTTAGATGGCTCGCGCGCAATTATGGGATAATTGTTTATCTTTACCTTTAATGGTGTTAAGCCATTGTAGTTTACCCAGTATCAACTTAAACTTTAGCTTATGAAGGCATTCTTTTTCTCCCTGGCTCTTGTGTGTTCGGTTACGGCTGTTCAGGCACAAGGTACCCCTGCAGAAAAAGCACCTGCATCCAACAAATTAGAAAGGCAATTCGAAAACCTGAAAAGCAGCTCCAACACCTGGCAGGGCTATAAAGTGGTTAAAATCACCACACTGGAGAACTTCTGGAAAAATGTGCAGCAAACCGTAGCCGAGAAAGACAACAAGCTGCAAAACTTCGAAGCGGAGGCCGACAAGAAGCTGGAGGCAGCCCGCGCCGATGTGGCGGCACAGGAAAAAGAGCTGCAGGTAATAAAACAAAATATGCAGCAGCGTGAGCAGGAGATTCAGCAGAGCATGCACGACATCACCCATATCTCGGTGTTGGGCATTGACCTGCCAAAGCAGTTTTACGTGCTCCTGACCGGCGGTATCATTGCAGCCCTGCTGATTGCTCTCGGGGTGATGGCGGTGCAGCACAAGAGCAGCAAGAGTGTTGCCCTGGAGAAGCGAAAGGCCTACGATGAAATAGAAACAGAGCTGAACGAGCACAAGAAGAATGCACGCGAGCGCGAGCTGAAAGTAAAGCGCGACCTGCAGACAGAACTGAACCGCGTGGAGGAGCTAAAGCAGCAGATTGCCCTCCTGAAGAAGCACCCGCAGTTGTAGTTTATACTTCAGCCGGCAACATACAAAAGCCCCGCCATACTTCGTAAGGCGGGGCTTTTGCTTTTGGTATACTTTGAGAATTAACCTTTGGCTCGCGATTTTTAGCTTATTACTATAGCCCTGGCGCAAGCGTCCGCTTGTGCCGACGTGCACTACTATTACAGCCAGGTCACTGGCGGTGATCAGAGTTTCTGATGCTTCGAAACCCACCCCTGCCCATCCAGGGGAACTATCAGCAAGTGCACCTACACCCCTATAGTCCCCTCAAGAGGACAGTTCTGCTTGTTGTATAGCAAAGGCGGTGGCTAATTGAACTGATTCCAGTCCTTGGGTTGAGCGCCTTGTGCATGTTGCGGTGCCCGATAGGGCAGCCCGCAGCGGAGCGAATAGGGGGCCCCTACCCCCGTAGCAGCTTCAGGCACACAGCGCGATGCCCGAGGACGGGGCCCCGCTCATATAGGGCCCCTTCCCCAGCCGTGAGCGCTCCAAAGCATGAATTGCAACAGTGGGTGTTTGGGAACTGGAGGATGAACTATCGCTAGAAATTATAGCTTGGCTGAAGTTGCGACAAGTAGCGGCTATGCAAGTATGGGTAAAGCAGACAACGGCACAAGCGGACGCTTACGCCATAAATCAAAACTAATATTATTTGATACGCTACTGTACATTCAGCTTCTTTTCGCTAAAGTAAGCCTCTAGCTCAGTAGTGGCATGTTCGGTGTTTGTAACGCGCCTTTTCTTGCCACCTTCCAGAATAAAATCCACAAACTTTCTTCCGAACCTGTCCTTTAACTTCACAAATTTGATCTCAGAAAGCAACAATTCACTTTTTGAAGTTCGGAACAAATAAAGTATAAGCAGTACAAAGTGAGCGCAGCCTATTAGCAAACCAGACCACAGCAGGAACTCCTCACCCGATTTCATGTAACGCAACACCGACAAAACTCCAAAAGCTGTCCATATGGCAGAGGAAACCATAGCCATCCGAATTTCTTTCCTGGCGTTGTCTCTAATCAGGATCCTGTCTTCCTCCAACAGTATTTCTCCTTTCGCAATGGTTAAAGTAGTTGTCATAACCTGTTTGGCAGTTGGTGCTTTTTAGCCTCACATGATTTTAAGAAGATTTTATACTTGGCTTAAGCTACTACGTCGCCTTGCGTATAGTGATGATAGTCTTTTACAACGGTGTTCAGAAATTCCCAATCCGACAGGTCAGTCCGGATGCCAGTAGTTTCCTTTACGCGCTCGGCGATTTTCTCCAGCAGCTCATAATTGCCGTGCTGCTGTGCTTTGTACAGCAGCTGCCTCGTCAGCGCCACATCCTTGTCTGTTAGCAGGTTAACTTCCGGGAATTTTATTTGATAGCCTTCCTCGGTGCTCACCATAATGCGGTCTTTCCGGCGCACCGCCTGCTTCCGGATTACGCAGGTGCCTGCCGCCATATCGCCGAGGCGCTGGCCCTTGTCGCTGGCTGCAATCGTAACAACGGCTATCAATCCGCTCGATATGGATATATCCACCAAACGGAACAACCAGCGCAGCAGGTAGTCCCCGATAGATGCGGACTCGCCTGTCACTTTGATCACTTTAATGTCGCGTGCTTTCTTGCCCACGCTCTGGCCGTTCAGGAAAATCTCGCATAGCGGGTGGTAGAACAGCAGGGGCACCATCATCACGATGATGTAGATCGGGCCCTGGTCGAAACCGATGGAAAACTGCAGCACAGCCACCAGCATCATCCATACAAAAAACACCACGCAGTCTATCAGATAAGCGATTATCCGGTCGCCCACACTGGCCATGGCATACTCCACCTCCACATTTTGGGTGGTTCGTACTTTAATGGTTTTCATCGGGAAATAAGTTTGCTTTTATGTTTTATACATCACAAGATAACTATATATTTGGTAGCGTTAAAATATAATTACCGTGCGTGAAGCTGCCTTTATCCGGAAAAACAAACTTAAGTGGAAGTCCTACGAAACACAGCAACCAACCGGCCCCGACGAACTGGCCGAGCGGTTTATTTCGTTGACGGACGACCTGGCGTACGCCCGCACGTTTTACCCGGATTCAGACACCACCGCCTACCTGAACACGCTGGCCGGCAACTCGCACCAGGCGATCTACAAAAATAAGAAAGAGAAGCAAAACCGCTTTGTCACCTTCTGGAGGTATGAGTTGCCATACCTGTTCCGGCAGCACCACCGGCAGCTCCTCTACGCGTTCCTGGTCTTTGCGCTGGC
Above is a window of Pontibacter akesuensis DNA encoding:
- a CDS encoding acyl-CoA thioesterase; translation: MQSNVYEGKVMWSHLDANGHMRHSAYADFASQARIAILEELGLDLGTFQRLKIGPILFREELFYLREVGINEQLRIDIALTKARPDGSRWSIRHDIYRADGAKAAVVHVDGAWMDLKLRKLTGLPEELQVLFNHMTRSEDYTEQPEK
- a CDS encoding S1/P1 nuclease, which translates into the protein MKKLASVFILCLFVASQAFAWGQNGHRAVGLVAEQHLSKKARKNIMKLLEENTLAEVSVWMDDIKSDDAYDHTHDWHWVTVEDGQTYEQMEKNPNGDIIGKIEEITKALKAGNLNKQQEQEYVKYLVHLVGDIHQPLHVGTGDDTGGNAVKVQWFYQPSNLHRVWDSEMIDSKSLSFTEIVRFLGEPEKEQIKQWQAASVRDWAKESMSYRPQVYNLPEDKKLSYRYSYDNYDLVEQRLLQAGIRLAGLLNEIYG
- a CDS encoding NCS2 family permease: MESFFQLKQNNTSVKTEVVAGISSFLATAYIIVVNPTVLSQAGMPFSGVLTATVLVSFFSSLMMGLYARNPILVAPGMGLNAFFTYSAVLGLGVTWQVALGAVFWSGIVFLLLSVLNVRTLIVQAIPKQLRYAIAAGIGLFISLIGLANARFIVANPATIIGIGPMTPALLTFLAGLLLTAVLLVRNVKGGILLGILFTTLAAYPIGRWWGTDLEPLITWQGMFSAPDFSLLLQLDLANSLQLAVIPVIFAFVFTDMFDSLSTFVGLAEAANLLDAHGEPRHVKRSLTTDAVATTLAGLVGSSPGTAYVESAVGIEAGGRTGLTAVVGGLLFLPFLFLAPLLSMVPPIATAPALVLVGAFMVRPVVKIDWFQLDDAIPAFLAMILIPFTYSITQGIVWGFLSWTVLKLVTGKRKEISAGLWVIDLFALSALFLL
- a CDS encoding RDD family protein encodes the protein MKTIKVRTTQNVEVEYAMASVGDRIIAYLIDCVVFFVWMMLVAVLQFSIGFDQGPIYIIVMMVPLLFYHPLCEIFLNGQSVGKKARDIKVIKVTGESASIGDYLLRWLFRLVDISISSGLIAVVTIAASDKGQRLGDMAAGTCVIRKQAVRRKDRIMVSTEEGYQIKFPEVNLLTDKDVALTRQLLYKAQQHGNYELLEKIAERVKETTGIRTDLSDWEFLNTVVKDYHHYTQGDVVA